From a single Rhodospirillaceae bacterium genomic region:
- a CDS encoding LLM class flavin-dependent oxidoreductase: MRIGVFDHLDRGAGALPDFYEDRLRLLELYDRAGLHAYHLAEHHGTPLGMAPSPGVFLAAAAQRTTRLRLAPTVYCLPLYPPLRLIEEICMLDQMSRGRLDLGVGRGISPIEVAFFGLDPAETPAMYREALDFVLKGLADASAGRDFSFAGDWYRTAGMPMVLAPFQKPHPPLWYGLSRADSVAWPAANRVNIVSNQPPPMTREITDAYRAAWRGAGRPEADLPALGVSFHLVIAETERAALETARRGYREWRDSFYMLWDRAGTRPIGVAFPDEFDDLMETGVAIAGTPAQARAKMATLAAGSGVNYLVCRMAFGDLSYEEAARTVDLLTREVLPALKAA, encoded by the coding sequence GTGCGCATCGGCGTTTTCGACCATCTCGACCGGGGCGCCGGGGCGCTGCCGGATTTCTACGAGGACCGGCTGCGGCTGCTCGAACTGTACGACCGCGCCGGCCTTCACGCCTACCACCTGGCCGAGCATCACGGCACGCCGCTCGGCATGGCGCCGTCGCCGGGCGTGTTCCTTGCCGCCGCCGCCCAGCGCACGACGCGCCTGCGCCTGGCGCCGACGGTCTATTGCCTGCCGCTCTATCCCCCGCTGCGCCTGATCGAAGAGATCTGCATGCTCGACCAGATGAGCCGCGGCCGGCTCGATCTCGGCGTCGGGCGCGGCATCTCGCCGATCGAGGTCGCCTTCTTCGGTCTCGATCCGGCCGAAACGCCGGCGATGTACCGGGAGGCGCTCGATTTCGTCCTCAAGGGGCTGGCCGACGCCTCGGCGGGCCGCGATTTCAGCTTCGCGGGCGACTGGTACCGGACCGCCGGCATGCCGATGGTGCTGGCGCCGTTCCAGAAGCCGCATCCGCCGCTCTGGTATGGCCTGAGCCGGGCGGATTCCGTGGCCTGGCCCGCCGCCAACCGGGTCAACATCGTCAGCAACCAGCCGCCGCCGATGACCCGGGAAATCACCGACGCCTACCGCGCCGCGTGGCGCGGGGCCGGGCGACCGGAAGCGGACCTGCCTGCGCTGGGCGTCAGTTTCCATCTGGTCATCGCGGAGACCGAGCGGGCGGCGCTGGAGACGGCGCGACGCGGCTACCGGGAGTGGCGCGACAGCTTCTACATGCTGTGGGATCGCGCCGGCACCAGGCCGATCGGCGTCGCCTTCCCGGACGAATTCGACGACCTGATGGAGACCGGCGTCGCCATCGCCGGCACCCCGGCCCAGGCGCGCGCAAAAATGGCGACGCTGGCCGCCGGTTCCGGCGTCAACTACCTGGTCTGCCGCATGGCCTTCGGCGACCTGAGCTACGAGGAAGCGGCCCGGACTGTGGACCTGCTGACGCGGGAGGTTTTGCCGGCGCTGAAGGCGGCGTAA
- a CDS encoding AMP-binding protein: MTGYINLPDYQTALAEGVRLPAPEFYNFGFDLIDRRAAERDKTAFVYADANTGEQAIWRFSDLSAASNRFANMLRGIGAAKGDFAFMMIPRIPAWYEAMIGCIKLGVIAMPGTNLLQPKDIEYRINKSRARFAIVTADHIAKIEAVRGKCPTLERVIVIGAPHADWVHCEAACAAASDKLDRADVAPTRLDETMLAYFTSGTTAFPKLVPRSHEYAIAHTLTARYWHDLREDDLHWTMSDTGWAKAAWGKLFGQWQLGAAVMLYNPGPGFDADAHLRLFAEHGITTLCAPPTVFRAFMQVDLSAYDLSSIRHTVSAGEPLNPEALRAWKDATGTVPHDGYGQTETVNLAANVPGLEVRPGSMGKPVPGMDLDIVDDSGNRLPDGEVGHIAVRTDGETWPPGLFHGYYEDDAANAKCFRHGWYYTGDTATRDADGYIWFVGRADDLISSAGYRISPFEVESALIEHAAVAESAVVGKKDDLRGEIVKAYVVLAEGFEAGEEMAGTLQDFVKATTAPYKYPREIAFVEELPKTISGKIRRVELRERANAE; the protein is encoded by the coding sequence ATGACCGGCTATATCAACCTGCCCGATTACCAGACCGCGCTGGCCGAAGGCGTCCGCCTGCCGGCGCCGGAGTTCTACAATTTCGGCTTCGACCTGATCGACCGCCGGGCCGCGGAGCGGGACAAGACCGCCTTCGTCTACGCCGACGCCAACACCGGCGAGCAAGCGATCTGGCGCTTTTCCGACCTCTCGGCGGCCTCCAACCGCTTCGCCAACATGCTGCGTGGCATCGGCGCGGCCAAGGGCGATTTCGCCTTCATGATGATCCCGCGGATCCCGGCCTGGTACGAGGCCATGATCGGCTGCATCAAGCTCGGCGTGATCGCCATGCCGGGCACCAACCTGCTGCAACCCAAGGACATCGAATACCGCATCAACAAGAGCCGCGCGCGCTTCGCCATCGTTACCGCCGACCATATCGCGAAGATCGAGGCGGTGCGCGGCAAGTGCCCGACGCTGGAGCGGGTCATCGTGATCGGCGCGCCGCACGCAGATTGGGTGCATTGCGAGGCCGCCTGCGCGGCGGCAAGCGACAAGCTGGACCGCGCCGACGTCGCACCGACGCGCCTCGACGAGACCATGCTGGCCTATTTCACCTCCGGCACCACGGCTTTCCCGAAGCTGGTGCCGCGCAGCCACGAATACGCCATCGCCCACACGCTGACCGCCCGCTACTGGCACGACCTGCGCGAGGACGATCTGCACTGGACGATGAGCGACACCGGCTGGGCCAAGGCGGCCTGGGGCAAGCTGTTCGGCCAGTGGCAGCTCGGCGCGGCCGTGATGCTCTACAATCCGGGCCCGGGCTTCGACGCCGACGCCCATCTGCGGCTGTTCGCCGAGCACGGCATCACGACGCTGTGCGCGCCGCCGACCGTCTTCCGCGCCTTCATGCAGGTCGACCTGTCGGCCTACGACCTGTCGTCGATCCGCCACACGGTGAGCGCCGGCGAGCCGCTCAACCCCGAGGCGCTGCGCGCCTGGAAGGACGCCACCGGCACCGTGCCCCACGACGGCTACGGCCAGACCGAGACCGTCAACCTGGCCGCCAACGTGCCCGGTCTCGAGGTGCGGCCCGGCTCCATGGGCAAGCCGGTGCCGGGCATGGACCTTGATATCGTCGACGACAGCGGCAACCGGCTGCCGGACGGCGAGGTCGGCCACATCGCTGTGCGGACCGACGGCGAAACCTGGCCGCCCGGCCTGTTCCACGGCTATTACGAGGACGACGCGGCCAACGCGAAATGCTTCCGCCACGGCTGGTATTACACCGGCGATACCGCGACGCGGGACGCCGACGGCTATATCTGGTTCGTCGGCCGGGCCGACGACCTGATCTCCTCGGCCGGCTACCGGATCAGCCCGTTCGAGGTCGAAAGCGCTCTCATCGAGCACGCGGCGGTTGCCGAATCGGCGGTTGTTGGCAAGAAGGACGACCTGCGCGGCGAGATCGTCAAGGCCTATGTCGTGCTCGCCGAAGGCTTCGAGGCCGGCGAGGAAATGGCCGGAACCTTGCAGGATTTCGTCAAGGCCACGACCGCGCCCTACAAGTATCCCCGCGAGATCGCCTTCGTCGAGGAGCTGCCGAAGACCATCTCCGGCAAGATCCGCCGCGTCGAGCTGCGCGAACGGGCGAATGCGGAGTAG
- a CDS encoding MarR family winged helix-turn-helix transcriptional regulator: MPRRYTIAPAIGYREGSTNGRHGDRHLADSELRSRVSDGDYRLEEQVGFLLRRAQQRATAIFTARFAGYGLTPTQFAALAKIADEGEVSQNRLGRLTAMDPATMKGVTDRLSERGLIAGRADQEDRRRTQWRLTDPGAALLAAAYGDGFAVTAEILDPLSPRERTTLLRLLAKIV, encoded by the coding sequence ATGCCGCGTCGCTACACCATCGCACCCGCGATCGGGTACCGGGAGGGATCGACGAATGGCAGACACGGCGACCGGCATCTTGCCGATTCGGAGCTTCGCAGCCGCGTGAGCGACGGCGACTACCGCCTTGAGGAGCAGGTCGGTTTCCTGCTGCGCCGGGCGCAGCAGCGGGCGACCGCGATCTTCACCGCGCGCTTCGCCGGATACGGGCTGACGCCGACGCAGTTCGCCGCGCTGGCGAAGATCGCCGACGAGGGCGAGGTCTCGCAGAACCGGCTCGGCCGGCTGACCGCCATGGACCCGGCGACCATGAAGGGGGTGACCGACCGGCTCTCGGAGCGCGGCCTGATCGCCGGCCGGGCGGACCAGGAGGACCGGCGGCGCACCCAGTGGCGCCTGACGGACCCCGGCGCGGCCCTGCTGGCGGCGGCCTACGGCGACGGTTTCGCGGTCACGGCGGAAATCCTCGACCCGCTGTCGCCGCGCGAACGCACAACATTGTTGCGTTTGCTGGCGAAGATCGTTTGA
- a CDS encoding molybdopterin-dependent oxidoreductase, producing the protein MNIAAASTTLTVNGEQTALRSPPATRLADALRSELGLTGTKVGCDAGDCGACTVLLDGEQVCSCMVAVAQAAGRDVTTVEGLARDGALSDLQAAFLRHGAAQCGICTPGMLMAARDLLDRNPAPSEQEAADALGGVLCRCTGYRKIVEAVLDVAGSQDCAPPEIVSGTGAAVGARIERLDGAQKLTGDEVFGADFAPPDALTLRVLRSPIARGRFEIGDLEAFRAARPGIAAVLTAADIPGDNAFGVYPVGKDQPVLADGTVRYRGEAVLAVVGNAGAVAALRDEDLPVVWHEEAPVTGIDAAREAEAALVQGHRDSNVLARGRVVKGDIERGFTDADFVAEGTWRTSFVEHAYIEPEAGWARRTGDRLEIHVSTQSPYMDRDETALILGIGEEQVRIVPTACGGGFGGKLDISVQPLIALAAWTLGVPVRCTYTRPESMASSTKRHPAAIRARAGCTADGTLTAFEFHGDFDTGAYASWGPTVADRVPVHAAGPYVIPHVKNTSCAWLTNAPPSGAFRGFGVPQSAIANEALLDDLAGQCGLDPLAFRLKNAIRKGDETSSGQVLEHSAGLAACFEALQADWDRERAEAARIDRAGGPLRRGVGIAGMWYGCGNTSMSNPSTMKLGISAEGQVTLYNGAMDMGQGPNTIMPQIAADALGVPVDRIANVAGDTDRTADAGKSSASRQTFVSGRATQIAGETLRANILRLANVGPAAAIEIGDGRIVLRDGDAERTLDLRAMGQDAEGDVLAADGTFDPPTKPLDANGQGVPYATYGFGAHLAVIDIDTELGTIKVRRIVAAHDVGRAINPTLLEGQIHGGVAQGLGLALMEEFVPGRTENLHDYLIPTFGDVPPIDTILIEDPEPLGPYGAKGIGEQALIPTAPAIFNAVHHATGVRLRHAPALPHRVREALLAAREAGHA; encoded by the coding sequence ATGAACATTGCCGCAGCTTCGACGACGCTGACCGTCAACGGCGAACAGACGGCCCTGCGCAGCCCGCCGGCGACCCGGCTCGCGGACGCCCTGCGCAGCGAACTCGGCCTGACCGGCACCAAGGTCGGCTGCGACGCCGGCGACTGCGGCGCCTGCACCGTGCTGCTGGACGGCGAACAGGTCTGTTCCTGCATGGTGGCGGTCGCCCAGGCCGCCGGGCGCGACGTGACGACCGTCGAAGGGCTGGCGCGGGACGGCGCGCTGTCCGATCTCCAGGCGGCCTTCCTGCGCCACGGCGCGGCCCAGTGCGGCATCTGCACGCCGGGCATGCTGATGGCGGCGCGCGACCTGCTCGACCGCAACCCGGCGCCGAGCGAACAGGAAGCCGCCGACGCGCTGGGCGGCGTGCTGTGCCGCTGCACCGGCTATCGCAAGATCGTCGAGGCCGTGCTGGACGTTGCCGGATCGCAGGACTGCGCCCCGCCCGAAATCGTATCCGGGACCGGTGCGGCGGTCGGCGCCCGGATCGAACGGCTGGACGGCGCGCAAAAGCTCACCGGCGACGAGGTGTTCGGCGCGGACTTCGCACCGCCGGATGCGCTCACCCTGCGCGTCCTGCGTTCGCCGATCGCGCGGGGCCGGTTCGAGATCGGCGACTTGGAGGCTTTCCGGGCCGCCCGGCCCGGCATCGCCGCGGTGCTGACCGCTGCCGACATTCCGGGCGACAACGCCTTCGGGGTCTATCCGGTGGGCAAGGACCAGCCCGTGCTGGCCGACGGGACCGTGCGCTACCGGGGCGAGGCCGTGCTTGCCGTGGTCGGCAACGCCGGCGCCGTGGCCGCGTTGCGCGACGAGGATCTGCCGGTCGTCTGGCACGAAGAAGCGCCGGTTACCGGGATCGATGCCGCGCGCGAAGCCGAGGCGGCGCTGGTCCAGGGGCATCGGGACAGCAACGTCCTGGCGCGCGGCCGGGTCGTCAAGGGCGACATCGAACGCGGCTTCACCGACGCGGACTTCGTCGCCGAGGGCACCTGGCGGACCAGCTTCGTCGAACACGCCTATATCGAGCCGGAGGCCGGCTGGGCGCGCCGCACCGGCGACCGGCTCGAAATCCACGTCTCGACCCAGTCGCCCTACATGGACCGGGACGAGACCGCGCTCATCCTCGGCATCGGCGAGGAGCAGGTGCGGATCGTCCCGACCGCCTGCGGCGGCGGCTTCGGCGGCAAGCTGGACATCTCCGTCCAGCCGCTGATCGCGCTGGCTGCCTGGACGCTGGGCGTGCCCGTGCGCTGCACCTACACGCGGCCGGAAAGCATGGCGTCGTCGACCAAGCGCCATCCGGCGGCGATCCGGGCGCGCGCCGGCTGCACGGCGGACGGAACGCTGACGGCCTTCGAGTTCCACGGCGATTTCGATACCGGGGCCTACGCCTCCTGGGGCCCGACGGTCGCCGACCGGGTGCCGGTCCACGCGGCCGGGCCGTACGTCATTCCGCATGTGAAAAACACGAGTTGCGCCTGGCTGACCAACGCGCCGCCGTCCGGCGCCTTCCGCGGCTTCGGCGTGCCCCAGTCGGCGATCGCCAACGAGGCGCTGCTGGACGACCTCGCCGGGCAGTGCGGCCTCGATCCGCTCGCCTTCCGGCTGAAGAACGCGATCCGCAAGGGCGACGAAACCTCGTCCGGCCAGGTGCTGGAGCACAGCGCCGGTCTCGCCGCCTGTTTCGAGGCGTTGCAGGCGGATTGGGACCGGGAGCGGGCGGAAGCGGCGCGGATCGACCGGGCCGGCGGGCCGCTGCGCCGGGGCGTCGGCATCGCCGGCATGTGGTACGGCTGCGGCAACACCTCCATGTCGAACCCGTCGACCATGAAGCTCGGCATTTCGGCCGAAGGGCAGGTCACGCTCTACAATGGCGCGATGGACATGGGGCAGGGGCCGAACACGATCATGCCCCAGATCGCTGCCGACGCGCTCGGCGTGCCGGTCGACCGGATCGCCAACGTCGCCGGCGACACCGACCGGACGGCGGACGCCGGCAAGTCCTCGGCGTCGCGCCAGACCTTCGTGTCCGGCCGGGCGACCCAGATCGCCGGCGAAACCCTGCGGGCGAACATCCTGCGCCTCGCCAATGTCGGCCCGGCGGCGGCAATCGAGATCGGCGACGGCCGGATCGTGCTGCGCGACGGCGACGCCGAGCGGACCCTCGATCTCCGGGCGATGGGACAGGACGCCGAAGGCGACGTGCTCGCGGCCGACGGCACCTTCGATCCGCCGACGAAGCCGCTCGACGCGAACGGCCAGGGCGTGCCCTACGCGACCTACGGCTTCGGCGCGCATCTGGCCGTCATCGATATCGATACCGAGCTCGGCACCATCAAGGTCCGGCGCATCGTGGCGGCCCACGATGTCGGCCGCGCCATCAACCCGACCCTGCTGGAAGGGCAGATCCACGGCGGCGTCGCTCAGGGCCTCGGCCTCGCCCTGATGGAAGAGTTTGTCCCGGGCCGGACGGAAAACCTGCACGACTACCTGATCCCGACATTCGGCGACGTGCCGCCGATCGACACCATCCTGATCGAGGATCCGGAGCCGCTCGGCCCCTACGGCGCCAAAGGGATCGGCGAGCAGGCGCTGATCCCGACCGCGCCGGCGATCTTCAATGCGGTCCACCATGCGACCGGCGTGCGTCTGCGCCATGCGCCGGCGCTGCCGCACCGGGTCCGCGAAGCCCTGCTCGCCGCCCGGGAGGCCGGCCATGCCTGA
- a CDS encoding FAD binding domain-containing protein, with protein sequence MSVYLRPDNLDDALDALDALDALQRAPLTVLAGGTDYYPGRVGRPLDDDLLDLTGIAALRGIADAGDRWRIGALTTWTDLIRASLPACFDGLKDAAREVGGVQIQNAGTIAGNLCNASPAADGAPNLAALEAEVELSAAAGVRRLPVTEFLTGNRTTALGPGEIVTAVLVPKLPAAAASVFLKLGARRYLVISIVMIGIVLVPDGGMVGDVRIAVGACSPVTRRLPALEAVLEGRPLDGRLGEVVSAEAVETVLSPIDDVRGSAGYRLDATVTMLRRGLSDMGRRMGEAA encoded by the coding sequence ATGTCGGTGTATCTGCGGCCGGACAATCTGGACGACGCGCTGGACGCGCTGGACGCGCTGGACGCGTTGCAGCGCGCGCCGCTGACCGTGCTGGCCGGCGGCACCGACTATTATCCCGGCCGGGTCGGCCGGCCGCTCGACGACGACCTGCTCGACCTGACCGGTATCGCGGCCCTGCGCGGCATCGCCGACGCGGGCGACCGGTGGCGCATCGGCGCGCTCACGACCTGGACGGACCTGATCCGGGCCAGTTTGCCGGCCTGTTTCGACGGCCTCAAGGACGCGGCGCGCGAGGTCGGCGGCGTCCAGATCCAGAATGCCGGGACGATCGCCGGCAATCTGTGCAACGCCTCGCCGGCGGCCGACGGCGCCCCCAACCTGGCGGCGCTGGAGGCCGAGGTCGAACTCTCGGCCGCCGCCGGCGTACGGCGGCTGCCGGTGACGGAATTCCTGACCGGCAACCGGACGACGGCGCTGGGGCCGGGCGAAATCGTCACCGCCGTACTCGTGCCCAAACTGCCGGCTGCCGCAGCCAGCGTCTTCCTGAAGCTCGGCGCGCGGCGCTATCTCGTCATTTCCATCGTCATGATCGGCATCGTCCTGGTGCCGGACGGCGGTATGGTCGGCGATGTCCGGATTGCGGTCGGCGCCTGCTCGCCGGTGACGCGGCGGCTGCCGGCGCTGGAGGCCGTTCTCGAGGGCCGCCCGCTAGACGGCAGGCTGGGCGAAGTGGTTTCCGCCGAAGCGGTCGAAACGGTCCTGTCGCCGATCGACGACGTGCGCGGCTCGGCCGGATACCGGCTCGACGCCACCGTGACCATGCTGCGCCGCGGCCTGTCGGACATGGGCCGGCGGATGGGAGAGGCGGCATGA
- a CDS encoding HigA family addiction module antitoxin: protein MIGPIHPGVTLCEDFMAPYGLSANGLAKRLGIPQNRISDIVRGRRGITADTALRLEQAFGVSAAFWLNLQSHYELEVAERDSGKAIRQSVKRLDAVA from the coding sequence ATGATCGGACCCATTCATCCCGGCGTGACCCTGTGTGAAGACTTCATGGCGCCTTACGGGCTGAGCGCCAATGGCCTCGCGAAGCGGCTCGGCATTCCGCAGAACCGGATCAGCGACATCGTGCGCGGCCGCCGCGGCATAACCGCGGATACCGCCCTGCGGCTGGAACAGGCGTTCGGCGTTTCCGCCGCCTTCTGGCTCAATCTCCAGTCCCACTACGAACTGGAAGTCGCCGAACGGGACTCCGGCAAGGCCATCAGGCAGAGCGTGAAGCGGCTCGACGCGGTCGCCTGA